The following DNA comes from Bradyrhizobium sp. SK17.
GGACGGCGCTGACCTCGCTCGCCAGCGCCCCGGTCGAGGAGCGCACCCTTACGGGCCTCGCCGTGCTGCTCCAGTCGAACGATCTGAAGCAGGCGCTGCGTCCCCATTGTGTGGGCGGCCCCTATGGCCGGTTGCTCGACGCCGAGCATGAATATCTCGGCTCGGCCTCGGTCCAGGCGTTCGAGACCGAAGGACTGATCGGTACCGGCGCCGCGCCCGCCGTGCTCGCCTATCTCTTCCATCGCATCGATGATCGTCTCGATGGCGCGCCGACACTGATCATCATCGATGAAGGCTGGCTTGCGCTCGACGACGATGGTTTCGCCGGACAGCTCCGCGAGTGGCTCAAGACCCTGCGCAAGAAGAACGCGAGCGTCATCTTCGCTACGCAGTCGCTGTCGGACATCGACGGCTCGGCGATCGCGCCGGCGATCATCGAGAGCTGCCAGACCCGGCTCCTTCTCCCTAATGAGCGCGCGATTGAGCCGCAGATCACCGCGATCTATCGGCGCTTCGGTCTCAACGATCGCCAGATCGAGATCATCGCGCGGGCCATGCCCAAGCGCGACTACTACTGCCAGTCCCGGCGCGGCAACCGCGTGTTCGAACTCGGCCTGTCCGACGTCGCGCTCGCCCTCTGCGCCGCGTCGTCGAAGACCGACCAGGCCGCAATCGCGCGCATCGTCGCCGAGCATGGCCGCGATGGCTTTCTCGCCGCCTGGCTCAACCACCGCGAAGTCGGTTGGGCGGCCGACCTCATTCCCACGCTCATCAACAAGGAGAAGTCCTCATGAAACTGCGCCAATCTCGCGCAGCGCGGTTCGCTGCCGCGCTGCTGACCGCTCCCGTCGCGCTCGCGCCCATGCTGGCGACGCCCGCGCACGCCATCATCGTGTTCGACCCGTCGAACTACGCGCAGAATGTCCTGACGGCGGCGCGCTCGCTCCAGCAGATCACCAACCAGATCACCTCGCTTCAGAACGAAGCGCAGATGCTGATCAACCAGGCGCGCAATCTGGCGAACCTGCCTTTCTCGTCGCTGCAACAGCTTCAGCAGTCGGTGCAGCGGACGCAGCAGTTGCTGAGCCAAGCGCAGAACATCGCTTACGATGTCCAGCAGATCGACCGGATATTCCAGCAGAAGTACGGGAACGTGTCGCTGTCGGCCTCCGATCAGCAACTCGTCGCCGATGCGCGCTCGCGCTGGCAGAACACCGTCGGCAGCCTGCAGGACGCCATGCGCGTGCAGGCAGGCGTCGTCGGCAACATCGACACCAATCGTGCTCAGATGTCCGCGCTGGTCGGCCAGAGTCAGGGCGCGACGGGGGCGCTCCAGGCGACGCAGGCCGGCAACCAGCTTCTCGCGCTTCAGGCGCAGCAGCTCGCCGATCTCACAGCCGTCGTCGCGGCGAACGGCCGGGCACAGGCATTGCAATCGGCCGAACAGGCAGCCGCTGCGGAGCAGGGTCGCGAGCAGCGCCGTCGCTTCCTGACGCCGGGCCAGGGCTACCAGCCCGGCAACGCCCGCATGTTCCCGAATAGCAGCAACTGAGGCCCGCGCGATGGACGGCAAGACCCTCGCTCGCATCGGCGCCATCGTCTTCGTCGCGGTCGCCATCACGGCGACCGCGATCGAGATGAATCGGAAGGACGTTCGGCCCGAAGCATTCGCGACACAGGGCCGTTCTGTCGTATCGCAAGATCCTCTCGCGGCCGAACTTCTCCGCTGCTCCGAGATCGGCGAATCCGGTACACGCGATCCCGGCTGCCTAAGGGCATGGGCCGAGAACCGCCGCCGCTTCCTTGGCCAATCGGCTCCCGCGGTGTCGTCGGCCCCGGCTTCGCCAACGACATTGTTTCCGAATGCGCCGGCATCGGCCGACCCCGTCCGCAAGGAAAGCACGCCGGCGGATCTGACCGGGCCTGCGATGCAGGCCGAGCCAGCCCGGCCGGAGGGCCGCTGACATGGGCGGCACCGGCGTCATTGACCATTTCCTCGAAGTCTTCACGCGCTACATCGACGGCGGCTTCGGCCTGCTCGGCGGCGAGGTCGGCTTCATCGCCACGACGCTGATCGTCATCGACGTGACGGTGGCCGCGCTCTTCTGGTCATGGGGCGCCGACGACGACATCGTGGCGCGCCTCGTCAAGAAGACGCTGTTCGTCGGCGTCTTCGCTTATCTGATCTCCAACTGGAACAATCTCGCCCGCATCATCTTCGAGAGTTTTGCCGGTCTCGGCCTGAAGGCATCGGGCACAAGCTTCGCCGTCAGCGATCTCTTGCGTCCGGGAAAGGTGGCTCAGACCGGACTCGACGCCGGCCGCCCGCTACTCGACTCCATCTCCGGCCTGATGGGCTATTGGTCCTTCTTCGAGAACTTCATCCAGATCGCCTGCATGTTCTTTGCCTGGGCGCTGGTGCTGCTCGCCTTTTTCATCCTCGCCATCCAGCTCTTCGTCACTCTGATCGAATTCAAGCTGACGACGCTCGCAGGCTTCGTGCTGATCCCGTTTGGTCTGTTCGGCAAGTCCGCCTTCATGGCCGAACGGGTGCTTGGCAACGTCATCTCCTCTGGCATCAAGGTGCTGGTGCTCGCCGTCATCATCGGCATCGGCTCGACGCTGTTCTCCGAGTTCACCGCCGGCTTCGGCGGCAATACGCCGTCGATCGACGACGCAATGGCGATCGTGCTGGCCGCACTTTCTCTTCTCGGCCTCGGCATCTTCGGTCCCGGTATCGCCAATGGCCTCGTCTCTGGCGGCCCGCAGCTCGGTGCGGGTGCGGCGGTCGGAACCGGGCTTGCCGCCGGCGGTATGGTTGCCGCTGGCGCCGCCACGGTCGGCGCAGTCGCCTCTGGGGGTGCGGCACTGGCAGGAGGCGCTGCCGCCGCAGCTCGTGGCGGGGCCGCGATCGCGGGCGGGGCCTCCACGGCCTACAGCCTTGGCGCCGCCGGACAGTCAGGCGCCTCGGCCGTCGCATCTGGACTCGGCAATGTCACCAACACGGGCGCGAAGGCCGCTGTCTCGCCGCTGAAACGCGCTGCCGGCCGCGCCGCCGACAGCCTGAAGCAGAGCTACCAAGGCGGTAGCCAGGCCGCGACCGGGATCGCCACAGGGGCATCCGCCCCAGTGGCGGGCGAGGCCAACGCTTCCGTCGCATCCTCGTCCGCCACCGACAGCCCGCCGGCCTGGGCGAAGCGCATGAAGCGCTCGCAACAGATGACCCATGGCGTTCAGGCCGCCGCTCACGCCGTTCGCAGCGGCGACAGTCATGGCGGCGGCTCCTCCGTCAACCTCTCCGAAAGCGACTGACCATGTTCAAACGACCTTCCACGCATTACGGCAAAGCCCCCCAGCCCGAGACGCCCTATCAGCGCGCCGCTCAGGTCTGGGACGATCGTATCGGCTCCGCCCGCGTTCAGGCCCGCAACTGGCGCTACATGGCTTTCGGCTCGCTGGCGCTCGCGGGCGGGCTTTCGGCCGCGCTGGTCTGGCAGTCGGCCAACGGCTCGATCGTGCCCTGGGTGGTGCAGGTCGACCGGCTCGGTCAGGCGCAGGCGGTCGCGCCGGCGACCGCAGACTACCAGCCGAACGACCCGCAAATCGCCTTCTACCTCGCGCGCTTCATCGAGCAGGTCCGCTCGATCCCATCCGATGCCATCATCGTGCGGCAGAACTGGCTGCGCGCCTACGACTTCACGACACAGGGCGGCGCGCTCGCACTCAACGACTATGCTCGCGCCAACGACCCCTTCACCAAAGTCGGCAAGCAGCAGATCGCGATCGAGGTGTCGTCGGTCATCCGCGCCTCGCCATCGAGCTTCCGCATCGCCTGGATCGAGCGCCGCTATCAGGATGGCTCGCTGGCTTCCACCGAGCGCTGGTCCGCCATCCTCACCGTTGTCGTGCAGCCCCCTCGCGACGCCGACACGCTGCGGAAGAATCCCCTCGGAATCTACATCAACGCCATCAATTGGTCGAAGGAGCTTGGACAATGACACCGACCTTCCGCAAAGCCGGGAGGCCGGCTTTCCTCAACCGTGCCGTTCCGGGTTTCCGTAAATCCGGCTTGCCGCTTCTCCTGCTTTGCACGTCGGCGCTGGCGGGCTGTGCCGGACACACGCCACCGCCCGAGATTTCCTATGACGATGCCGCGCCCGCCGTCATCGCCGCCGATCCGCCGAAACCCGTGCGGGTCGTGGAGCTACCGAAGCCACTCCCGCTGCCCGGCCAGTTGAAGCCCGTCGACAAGGACGGCAAGCCCGAGCCGGAACCGACCGATCCGGCCGCGCGCGTCAACCAGGCCAACGCCGCCGCGCGCGTCCAGCCGGTGCGCAACGGCTTTATCAATTCGATGCAGGTTTATCCCTTCGTCGATGGCGCGCTCTATCAGGTCTACGCCTCGCCGGGGCAAATCACCGACATCGCGCTTCAGCCCGGCGAGCAGCTCGTCGGCTCCGGTCCCGTCGCTGCTGGCGACACGGTGCGTTGGATCATCGGCGACACCGAGAGCGGTGTTGGCGCGGCCAAGCAGGTCCATATCCTCGTGAAGCCGACGCGCGCCGAGCTGATGACCAATCTCGTCATCAACACCGACCGGCGCACCTATCACATGGAGCTGCGCGCTACGCCCTCGACCTACATGGCGTCGGTATCCTGGCAATATCCTCAAGACCAGCTCATCGCGCTACGCCGGCAGAACCAGCAAGCCGAAGCCGCGCAGCCGGTGTCAAACGGCATCGATCTCGCCCGTGTCAATTTCCGCTACGAGGTGACGGGCGACCGCGCGCCGTGGCGGCCGCTGCGCGCCTTCGATGACGGGAGACAGGTGTTCATCGAATTTCCACGCGGAATCGGCCAGGGCGAGATGCCACCCCTGTTCGTCGTCGGACCGGAAGGCGACACGTCCGAACTGGTGAACTACCGGGTGCGCGGCAACTATATGATCGTCGACCGCCTGTTCGCCGCAGCCGAACTGCGCTTCGGGTCCGGCAAGAGCCAGAAGCGCGTCCGCATCTCCCGCACCGATGGGAGGCCGGCATCGTGAGCGACGAACTCGAACCCGAAAAGCAAGAAGGTCGGGGGCCGACGGATGAAGCCGGGCCGGAGACTCCGGCCGAGGATGGCGCCCGGCCGCTGACCGGCGAGCCGGCCGCGACCATGCGGCTACGCGCCGAGCCGCCGCGGGTGACGCGCCTTTCCCGAAAGGTGCTGGCTGGATTGGGTCTCGCCGCAAGTCTCGGTGTTGGTGGCGCTCTGATCTATGCGCTTCAGACCCGTCATCAAGGCCAGGGTCAGGAACTCTATTCCACGGACAATCGCTCGACACCTGACGGTCTCGCTGGCCTGCCGAAGGACTATTCGGGCGTGCCGAAGCTCGGCCCGCCGCTCCCCGGCGATCTTGGCCGCCCGATCCTCAACGCACAGAATGGCGGCCCCGTGCCGGCGATCGGCGCGCCCACAACGGGACCCGTAGGACCCAGCCCGGAGGAACAGCGCCGCGCGCAGGAGCTGGAAGCAGCGAGGACCGCGCGTCTGTTCGCGTCCACGGAAACGCGGCCCGCGAGTAACGCGACCGCCGGCCAGACTGCGTCAACTATCGCGCCGCAATCGGATCTCACCGGCCTCGGACTCGCGCCGCAACCGGCGACGCCTTCGGCGCAGGACCGCCAGCTCGCGTTCCTCAATCAGGCGCCGGACAAGCGCACCGTCTCGCCGGATCGCATCGCTGCGCCGGCGTCGAAGAACGTGCTACAGGCCGGCGCGGTCATCGCGGCCGCGCTCATCACCGGCATCCGCTCCGATCTCCCAGGCCAAATCACCGCGCAGGTGACCGAAAACGTCTATGACAGCCCGACCGGCAAGATCCTGCTCGTGCCCCAGGGCACCCGCCTCATCGGACAATATGACAGCGGGATCGCCTTCGGTCAGCGACGCATTCTCCTCGTCTGGAACCGCCTGATCTTCCCCAACGGCCGCTCCATTGTCTTGGAGCGTCAACCCGGCGCCGACTCAGAGGGCTATGCCGGCCTTGAGGACGGTGTGGACTACCATTGGGGCGAACTGTTCAAGGCCGCAGCGCTTTCCACTCTCCTCAGTGTCGGCGCCGAGGCCGGCACATCCGGACAGGAGAGCGACATCATCCGTGCGCTCCGCAATGGCGCGTCTGACAGCATCAACCAGACCGGCCAGCAGATTGTCCAGCGCCAACTCAATATAGCGCCGACGCTCACAATCCGGCCGGGTTTCCCCGTCCGCGTCATCCTTACGCGCGATCTAATGCTCGAACCTTATGGGAGCTGACATGACGAAGCTGAAGCTCGGCCCAATCGCCGACGATAAGCCGGTGAAGGTCACGCTGGAGCTGCCAGCTAGCCTTCATCGCGACCTTGCGGCATATGCCGAAATTCTCGGCCGTGAGACCAATCATCCCCCGGCCGACCCCTTGCGATTGATCGTGCCCATGTTGCAACGCTTTATCGAAACGGATCGAGGTTTCGCAAAGACGCGACGGTTTATTGGACCCTCGAAGGTCGATAGCTGATTCTTTGGCCGGGTTGCGGCGAACGAACAAACACTCGCTGCGCCGCTAACGTGCGAGAGCACCAACGATATGCAGCCCTAGCGCCACAAGCGATAGCCACAATGCTTCGTCCCAATGGTTGAATCCGTCCCTCTGAAAAAAGCGTTCCTTGAGCATCAGCGCGAAGGCCACGCAACACGCGGAATAAAGGCCGATCCAGAAGGAGACGGCCGTGAGATAGCCGGCCTTGCCGTATGTACCGATTACGGCCGAAATCGCGAGTTTCGTGCAGAAGCGACGGATCGCCAAGCGCGATTCGGCATTGAGGCGGGACGGCATGATTCGGTCGGTCGATCTCGATCATTTTTTCTGTGTCTATCGACTTCCGAATAAAGACCGCATCAAATTTACGCCGCAGCGAGGGGGCGCGCTTCGGTAGGTCGGTGAAGCGATCACTACAAGGTTCTTACAGGACGCCCCCAAACATTGCGCCACCCTAACACCGGCCATGTTAACCGTCCGCCCATGCGGCTCGAGGACGGTCTTGGTCGTTGGCTCAGCGTGCTACGCGATCCCGATGAACGCTCGCGTAAACATTTACGGCTGTTCGGAGGTCAGGTCGGCTTCATCGTTCTATTTTGCTCTCCTACACTGGTCATTGACCAGCACCGACCGTTACTCTTCGTATCGCTAATCCATCTCATGTTCGGGTTTTCGGCGGCGCTCGTATTCGGCGTCGCGCTCTGGAAACGCAATCCAATTCCTCCCGCCCGCCTGTGCGTCTGGGATCACGGCGTCGCCATGCTCCTTTTAATGCTGATCAGTTCGGTCGTGCTTAGGGTAATGGCGTAAATGCACATGCAGTCACAGCCGATGTCGCACATCAGATCTGGCGACGTCAGCCTTGAGCTTCGCCCTGCTCGATCCCCGACCAACAGGACGATAGCGTCCGCATCCGCGGTTGATCCCATCGTCGCTTTGCAAAGCGGAGCGCTCGAGGACGAGCGCGTCGTGCGCCAGTGGCCGCAGGTGGCCCTGGACGGCTATGGAGCGATCGCGGTTATCGCCTCTGACGCAGCTAGCCGGCGCTATATCACACGCATTCTACAACGTGCTGGATGCATGGCGACCGGCTTCACCGAACCACAGGCGGTGTTGGACCCGCTCGCCGAACGCGAATACGATGTCGCTGTGGTGTCGGGCGACCCAGCGGAGCTGCCATGGTGCGCTTCCCTCCTTGGGGTGCGTCCCGATCTGGCCATGCTGTTCGCTTTTCAGAGCGGCAATTCAGACACCATTGCCAAGGCGATCGACTCTGGGATCGATTGTCTCGAAGCGCCCTTCCTGGAATCGGACCTGATCGCGCGTTCCGGACTGCTGTTCCGCTCCGTCTGGCGGCAGCGTGGCCTAATTATCCCAGGCGGCGAAGCCGCTGTCCGTCTCCACCTTTACCGGCCTCGCGTTCAAGTGAGGGGCCGTGAGATCGCGCTGACACCGGTTGAATACCGGACGCTCTGGGCCTTGGCGCAAAGCCGCGGCGGCGTTTCGCGTTTCTGCGATCTGGAGAAAAGCGTTTGGGGGACTTCCTCCAATGCGCGTCGCGTTGCGCTACGGCAAGTCATCCAGGGTCTCCGGCGCAAGCTGAACGAGCGTTCTGACGATCAGCGTCTCTTGAAGACCGAGCGGTGCGTCGGATACCGCCTGCTCAGCACATAGGCCCCCCGTCAATGCGAGGGGCCGGCGCCGCCCTCCGTGACTGAACGAGCTTTGTTACGGTCACTCCCCTCAGCCGTCTGCGGGGGTCGAGATGCGTTCCGCGATGCAGTTACCAATACCGCTCAGGATCGCGGAACCCAATCGTCGGGTCGATCGGCGGCTTGGCCTCGGCCAACCCGCAAAGCCATGCGGCGGCCATCAGCGCGCCGACTACGACGAAGAAGACAAGAATGCCTAGCTAGGTCCCCGATCGCTTCCGTAAAGAACCTTTAGCGCTGTCTCGCCGAGCGCAGCGTCAGCTTTGGTCGCCGTTGATTATCCGTTTGACGGACGGTCGCCACCTTGCGGCCGATCAGCAGCAGTTGATTGGCGTTGTCGTTGTATTCGCGACTCGCTGAGAGGTGCTTCTCCATTTTGGCAAGCTCCAGCGCGAGCGCCT
Coding sequences within:
- the trbJ gene encoding P-type conjugative transfer protein TrbJ; this encodes MKLRQSRAARFAAALLTAPVALAPMLATPAHAIIVFDPSNYAQNVLTAARSLQQITNQITSLQNEAQMLINQARNLANLPFSSLQQLQQSVQRTQQLLSQAQNIAYDVQQIDRIFQQKYGNVSLSASDQQLVADARSRWQNTVGSLQDAMRVQAGVVGNIDTNRAQMSALVGQSQGATGALQATQAGNQLLALQAQQLADLTAVVAANGRAQALQSAEQAAAAEQGREQRRRFLTPGQGYQPGNARMFPNSSN
- the trbK-alt gene encoding putative entry exclusion protein TrbK-alt: MDGKTLARIGAIVFVAVAITATAIEMNRKDVRPEAFATQGRSVVSQDPLAAELLRCSEIGESGTRDPGCLRAWAENRRRFLGQSAPAVSSAPASPTTLFPNAPASADPVRKESTPADLTGPAMQAEPARPEGR
- the trbL gene encoding P-type conjugative transfer protein TrbL, giving the protein MGGTGVIDHFLEVFTRYIDGGFGLLGGEVGFIATTLIVIDVTVAALFWSWGADDDIVARLVKKTLFVGVFAYLISNWNNLARIIFESFAGLGLKASGTSFAVSDLLRPGKVAQTGLDAGRPLLDSISGLMGYWSFFENFIQIACMFFAWALVLLAFFILAIQLFVTLIEFKLTTLAGFVLIPFGLFGKSAFMAERVLGNVISSGIKVLVLAVIIGIGSTLFSEFTAGFGGNTPSIDDAMAIVLAALSLLGLGIFGPGIANGLVSGGPQLGAGAAVGTGLAAGGMVAAGAATVGAVASGGAALAGGAAAAARGGAAIAGGASTAYSLGAAGQSGASAVASGLGNVTNTGAKAAVSPLKRAAGRAADSLKQSYQGGSQAATGIATGASAPVAGEANASVASSSATDSPPAWAKRMKRSQQMTHGVQAAAHAVRSGDSHGGGSSVNLSESD
- the trbF gene encoding conjugal transfer protein TrbF, which produces MFKRPSTHYGKAPQPETPYQRAAQVWDDRIGSARVQARNWRYMAFGSLALAGGLSAALVWQSANGSIVPWVVQVDRLGQAQAVAPATADYQPNDPQIAFYLARFIEQVRSIPSDAIIVRQNWLRAYDFTTQGGALALNDYARANDPFTKVGKQQIAIEVSSVIRASPSSFRIAWIERRYQDGSLASTERWSAILTVVVQPPRDADTLRKNPLGIYINAINWSKELGQ
- the trbG gene encoding P-type conjugative transfer protein TrbG — translated: MTPTFRKAGRPAFLNRAVPGFRKSGLPLLLLCTSALAGCAGHTPPPEISYDDAAPAVIAADPPKPVRVVELPKPLPLPGQLKPVDKDGKPEPEPTDPAARVNQANAAARVQPVRNGFINSMQVYPFVDGALYQVYASPGQITDIALQPGEQLVGSGPVAAGDTVRWIIGDTESGVGAAKQVHILVKPTRAELMTNLVINTDRRTYHMELRATPSTYMASVSWQYPQDQLIALRRQNQQAEAAQPVSNGIDLARVNFRYEVTGDRAPWRPLRAFDDGRQVFIEFPRGIGQGEMPPLFVVGPEGDTSELVNYRVRGNYMIVDRLFAAAELRFGSGKSQKRVRISRTDGRPAS
- a CDS encoding TrbI/VirB10 family protein, with protein sequence MSDELEPEKQEGRGPTDEAGPETPAEDGARPLTGEPAATMRLRAEPPRVTRLSRKVLAGLGLAASLGVGGALIYALQTRHQGQGQELYSTDNRSTPDGLAGLPKDYSGVPKLGPPLPGDLGRPILNAQNGGPVPAIGAPTTGPVGPSPEEQRRAQELEAARTARLFASTETRPASNATAGQTASTIAPQSDLTGLGLAPQPATPSAQDRQLAFLNQAPDKRTVSPDRIAAPASKNVLQAGAVIAAALITGIRSDLPGQITAQVTENVYDSPTGKILLVPQGTRLIGQYDSGIAFGQRRILLVWNRLIFPNGRSIVLERQPGADSEGYAGLEDGVDYHWGELFKAAALSTLLSVGAEAGTSGQESDIIRALRNGASDSINQTGQQIVQRQLNIAPTLTIRPGFPVRVILTRDLMLEPYGS
- a CDS encoding DUF2274 domain-containing protein; translation: MTKLKLGPIADDKPVKVTLELPASLHRDLAAYAEILGRETNHPPADPLRLIVPMLQRFIETDRGFAKTRRFIGPSKVDS
- a CDS encoding winged helix-turn-helix domain-containing protein, which produces MQSQPMSHIRSGDVSLELRPARSPTNRTIASASAVDPIVALQSGALEDERVVRQWPQVALDGYGAIAVIASDAASRRYITRILQRAGCMATGFTEPQAVLDPLAEREYDVAVVSGDPAELPWCASLLGVRPDLAMLFAFQSGNSDTIAKAIDSGIDCLEAPFLESDLIARSGLLFRSVWRQRGLIIPGGEAAVRLHLYRPRVQVRGREIALTPVEYRTLWALAQSRGGVSRFCDLEKSVWGTSSNARRVALRQVIQGLRRKLNERSDDQRLLKTERCVGYRLLST